One region of Esox lucius isolate fEsoLuc1 chromosome 17, fEsoLuc1.pri, whole genome shotgun sequence genomic DNA includes:
- the srsf3a gene encoding serine/arginine-rich splicing factor 3a codes for MGEPAHLRDCPLDCKVYVGNLGNSGNKTELERAFGYYGPLRSVWVARNPPGFAFVEFEDPRDATDAVRELDGRTLCGCRVRVELSNGEKRSRSRGPPPSWGRRPGRDDYSSRRRGSPPVRRRSPRRRSFSRSRSRSLSRDRRRDRSISRDRNHKPSRSFSRSRSRSRTAERK; via the exons ATGGGAG AGCCTGCTCATCTCAGAGATTGTCCTCTGGATTGCAAGGTGTATGTTGGAAATTTGGGGAACAGTGGAAACAAAACTGAATTGGAACGGGCATTTGGATATTACGGTCCTCTGCGAAGCGTGTGGGTGGCCAGGAACCCACCAGGCTTTGCCTTTGTTGAGTTTGAAGACCCCAGGGATGCAACTGATGCTGTGAGAGAACTGGATGGACG GACACTGTGTGGCTGCCGAGTAAGAGTTGAGTTGTCCAATGGGGAGAAACGCTCAAGGAGCCGCGGACCTCCCCCCTCCTGGGGCCGTCGCCCTGGACGTGATGACTACAGCAGCAGGCGCCGTGGGAGCCCGCCTGTCAGACGCCG CTCTCCTAGGCGGAGGAGCTTCAGCCGCAGTCGCAGCAG GTCTCTGTCaagagacagaagaagagaTAGGTCTATCTCCAGAGACAGGAACCATAAACCTTCAAGATCTTTCTCAAGGTCCCGAAG cCGTTCCAGGACCGCTGAGAGAAAGTGA